Proteins found in one Oncorhynchus gorbuscha isolate QuinsamMale2020 ecotype Even-year linkage group LG15, OgorEven_v1.0, whole genome shotgun sequence genomic segment:
- the LOC123997203 gene encoding fatty acid-binding protein 10-A, liver basic-like, with translation MAFSGTWQVYAQENYEEFLRAISLPEDVIKLAKDIKPITEIQQNGNDFVITSKTPGKSVTNSFTIGKEADITTMDGKKLKCTVRLEGGKLMCNTDKFSSVQELKGGEMVETLTVDSTSLIRRSKKL, from the exons atGGCCTTCAGTGGAACGTGGCAGGTGTATGCGCAGGAGAACTACGAGGAGTTTCTCAGGGCCATCT CCCTCCCAGAAGATGTTATCAAGCTGGCCAAAGACATCAAGCCCATCACTGAGATCCAGCAGAACGGCAATGACTTTGTCATCACCTCCAAAACTCCTGGCAAGTCCGTCACCAACTCCTTCACCATCGGCAAAGAGGCCGATATCACCACCATGGATGGCAAAAAGCTCAAG TGCACTGTCAGACTGGAGGGAGGAAAGCTGATGTGCAACACAGATAAATTCTCCAGCGTCCAGGAGCTCAAGGGTGGAGAGATGGTTGAG ACGCTGACAGTGGACTCTACGTCACTCATCAGGAGGAGCAAAAAGTTGTGA
- the LOC123998347 gene encoding myomesin-3-like isoform X1 gives MYIHVLVCVLSLSLSLSACKINFDKASGLIEILFDQLSMEDDGPYTAQLCDGRAKNQFALVLVDESESILSPQLTAGMFILRNRAELNQAVMSWPIFASSVAAGSEFSQTLAQSIADRMDYKRKSGPYFLEFLSWTVTEDCEFITKCKVTNVSKDTTLKWFQDGVETPTVYDQQTGVSTMTVQQVTKEAGHYKAVASDGGGQDVSTLELLHEEYDKLFQLLSKQWDGGSFRAG, from the exons ATGTACAttcatgtgcttgtgtgtgtcctctctctctctctctctctctcggcctgtaAGATTAACTTTGACAAGGCCAGTGGGCTGATAGAGATCCTGTTTGACCAGCTGTCTATGGAGGACGACGGCCCCTACACAGCTCAGCTCTGCGACGGCCGCGCCAAGAACCAGTTCGCCCTGGTGCTCGTGGACGAGAGTGAGTCCATCTTGTCACCCCAACTCACTGCCGGGATGTTCATACTAAGGAACCGAGCTGAGCTAAACCAAGCCGTGATGAGCTGGCCTATTTTCGCATCCTCCGTAGCTGCTGGAAGTG AGTTTAGTCAGACACTGGCTCAGTCCATAGCCGACAGAATGGACTACAAGAGAAAGTCAG GACCCTATTTTCTGGAGTTTTTGTCATGGACCGTGACAGAGGACTGTGAGTTTATAACCAAATGCAAG GTGACCAACGTAAGCAAGGATACGACTCTGAAGTGGTTCCAGGACGGCGTGGAGACTCCAACTGTGTATGACCAGCAGACTGGAGTCAGCACCATGACTGTGCAACAG GTGACTAAGGAGGCAGGCCACTACAAAGCTGTGGCGTCTGATGGTGGAGGACAGGATGTGAGCACACTGGAGTTACTACATGAAG AGTATGACAAGCTCTTCCAACTCCTGAGCAAACAGTGGG ACGGGGGGTCTTTCCGGGCAGGATGA
- the LOC123998347 gene encoding myomesin-3-like isoform X2 — protein MEDDGPYTAQLCDGRAKNQFALVLVDESESILSPQLTAGMFILRNRAELNQAVMSWPIFASSVAAGSEFSQTLAQSIADRMDYKRKSGPYFLEFLSWTVTEDCEFITKCKVTNVSKDTTLKWFQDGVETPTVYDQQTGVSTMTVQQVTKEAGHYKAVASDGGGQDVSTLELLHEEYDKLFQLLSKQWDGGSFRAG, from the exons ATGGAGGACGACGGCCCCTACACAGCTCAGCTCTGCGACGGCCGCGCCAAGAACCAGTTCGCCCTGGTGCTCGTGGACGAGAGTGAGTCCATCTTGTCACCCCAACTCACTGCCGGGATGTTCATACTAAGGAACCGAGCTGAGCTAAACCAAGCCGTGATGAGCTGGCCTATTTTCGCATCCTCCGTAGCTGCTGGAAGTG AGTTTAGTCAGACACTGGCTCAGTCCATAGCCGACAGAATGGACTACAAGAGAAAGTCAG GACCCTATTTTCTGGAGTTTTTGTCATGGACCGTGACAGAGGACTGTGAGTTTATAACCAAATGCAAG GTGACCAACGTAAGCAAGGATACGACTCTGAAGTGGTTCCAGGACGGCGTGGAGACTCCAACTGTGTATGACCAGCAGACTGGAGTCAGCACCATGACTGTGCAACAG GTGACTAAGGAGGCAGGCCACTACAAAGCTGTGGCGTCTGATGGTGGAGGACAGGATGTGAGCACACTGGAGTTACTACATGAAG AGTATGACAAGCTCTTCCAACTCCTGAGCAAACAGTGGG ACGGGGGGTCTTTCCGGGCAGGATGA
- the LOC123998347 gene encoding myomesin-3-like isoform X3, with protein sequence MYIHVLVCVLSLSLSLSACKINFDKASGLIEILFDQLSMEDDGPYTAQLCDGRAKNQFALVLVDEKFSQTLAQSIADRMDYKRKSGPYFLEFLSWTVTEDCEFITKCKVTNVSKDTTLKWFQDGVETPTVYDQQTGVSTMTVQQVTKEAGHYKAVASDGGGQDVSTLELLHEEYDKLFQLLSKQWDGGSFRAG encoded by the exons ATGTACAttcatgtgcttgtgtgtgtcctctctctctctctctctctctcggcctgtaAGATTAACTTTGACAAGGCCAGTGGGCTGATAGAGATCCTGTTTGACCAGCTGTCTATGGAGGACGACGGCCCCTACACAGCTCAGCTCTGCGACGGCCGCGCCAAGAACCAGTTCGCCCTGGTGCTCGTGGACGAGA AGTTTAGTCAGACACTGGCTCAGTCCATAGCCGACAGAATGGACTACAAGAGAAAGTCAG GACCCTATTTTCTGGAGTTTTTGTCATGGACCGTGACAGAGGACTGTGAGTTTATAACCAAATGCAAG GTGACCAACGTAAGCAAGGATACGACTCTGAAGTGGTTCCAGGACGGCGTGGAGACTCCAACTGTGTATGACCAGCAGACTGGAGTCAGCACCATGACTGTGCAACAG GTGACTAAGGAGGCAGGCCACTACAAAGCTGTGGCGTCTGATGGTGGAGGACAGGATGTGAGCACACTGGAGTTACTACATGAAG AGTATGACAAGCTCTTCCAACTCCTGAGCAAACAGTGGG ACGGGGGGTCTTTCCGGGCAGGATGA